Proteins from one Danaus plexippus chromosome 18 unlocalized genomic scaffold, MEX_DaPlex mxdp_20, whole genome shotgun sequence genomic window:
- the LOC116772825 gene encoding juvenile hormone esterase-like → MRRPATETSLELPPFEMSSLVLSALVLSSLVLPSLVLPAQAVPLSDSDGCAVRAQLPGGWLCGLRNGTSHASFLGVPYAKQPLGQLRFKELQPLEPWEGFYDATSEGPICPQHDILYGALNPGQMDEACMYANIHVPLHALPGYQPAKTETEFRTPHVTGLDESQNSGLPILVMIHGGGFAFGSGGLGLHGPDYLMPIDVIVITFNYRLNVLGFLSLNTSYVPGNNGLRDIVTLLRWVQDNAYAFGGDPGNVTIVGQSAGATSAHLLTLSTAGRGLFNRAIIMSGTAISSFYTPSPMYAQLVANMFLTSVGINSTDPEEVHQRLVDLPIERIMEANKQLQNHFGLTVFTPVVESSFPGVTAVVDRDPELLMSQGCGAHIPLIIGFTNSECEVFRRSFQNINILERIKDNPLLSVPIKLLYGLPPQNVSAALKKIQEQYFIGEPTIDEYVKYASDAYYKQPAIKVAMIRRMLRGAPAYLYEFSYHPDFSVIGQITGLNYKGAEHIEDLSFLFRAKAFEGSKGFSPLSLSDQSMVHRMTTIVKNFMEDRDPWPPVSDGAELEYQVIDRPEVYQFSGLSKQLKEMAEFFDSL, encoded by the exons ATGCGGCGACCAGCGACAGAGACCTCGCTCGAGCTGCCTCCGTTCGAGATGTCCTCGCTCGTGCTGTCCGCGCTAGTGCTGTCCTCGCTCGTGCTGCCCTCGCTGGTGCTGCCCG CGCAAGCGGTACCGCTGAGCGACAGTGACGGGTGTGCGGTCCGAGCACAACTCCCAGGGGGCTGGCTGTGTGGGCTCAGGAATGGGACGAGCCACGCGAGCTTCCTTGGGGTTCCGTACGCTAAACAACCTCTAGGACAGTTGAGGTTTAAG GAACTACAGCCTCTGGAACCATGGGAGGGTTTCTACGATGCAACATCCGAGGGTCCCATATGTCCGCAGCATGACATCCTCTATGGAGCTCTGAACCCTGGACAGATGGACGAGGCCTGTATGTATGCCAACATCCACGTCCCTCTACACGCCCTCCCGGGATATCAACCCGCGAAGACAGAGACCGAGTTCCGAACGCCTCACGTGACCGGCTTGGATGAGAGTCAGAACAGCGGTTTACCGATCCTAGTCATGATACACGGGGGAGGATTCGCCTTCGGCTCCGGAGGGTTGGGGCTCCATGGCCCGGATTATCTGATGCCCATAGACGTCATCgtgattacttttaattatag GTTAAATGTCCTCGGTTTTCTATCTTTGAATACTTCCTACGTCCCTGGAAACAACGGACTCAGAGATATTGTGACATTGCTGCGCTGGGTTCAGGACAACGCGTACGCCTTCGGGGGTGACCCCGGGAACGTGACCATAGTTGGTCAGAGCGCGGGGGCTACCAGTGCCCACTTGCTGACGCTATCGACAGCTGGCCGGGGATTGTTCAACAG AGCAATAATCATGAGCGGCACCGCTATCAGCAGCTTCTATACTCCATCGCCGATGTACGCACAGCTGGTGGCGAACATGTTCTTAACAAGTGTCGGGATAAATTCGACGGATCCAGAAGAAGTTCACCAGCGACTCGTGGACTTGCCGATCGAGAGGATCATGGAAGCCAACAAACAGTTACAGAATCATTTCGGCTTGACGGTGTTCACACCGGTCGTGGAGTCATCCTTCCCGGGAGTGACCGCCGTGGTAGATCGCGACCCGGAACTGCTCATGTCTCAAGGTTGTGGCGCTCATATACCATTAATAATAGGCTTCACGAACTCCGAGTGCGAAGTCTTCAGGCGGAGcttccaaaatataaatatactggAGCGCATAAAGGACAATCCTCTCTTATCGGTGCCGATAAAACTGCTGTACGGGTTGCCGCCGCAGAACGTGTCCGCGGCTCTGAAGAAGATACAAGAACAATATTTCATCGGCGAGCCGACTATAGACGAATACGTTAAGTATGCTTCGGATGCCTATTACAAACAGCCGGCGATAAAAGTGGCGATGATAAGGAGGATGCTGCGAGGAGCGCCCGCATATTTATATGAGTTTTCGTATCATCCAGACTTCAGTGTAATAGGACAAATTACCGGTTTAAATTACAAAGGAGCCGAGCATATAGAGGACTTGTCTTTCCTGTTCCGAGCGAAGGCCTTCGAAGGTTCGAAGGGTTTCTCACCGCTGTCACTGAGTGACCAGTCCATGGTGCACAGGATGACCACCATAGTTAAAAACTTCATGGAGGACCG TGATCCATGGCCACCAGTCTCCGACGGTGCCGAGCTGGAGTACCAGGTCATCGACCGACCAGAGGTCTATCAATTCAGCGGGCTGTCCAAACAACTGAAGGAAATGGCGGAGTTCTTTGATAGTTTGTAG
- the LOC116772826 gene encoding esterase B1-like — MMLLLVLLVVFMTIDESEQNVVSIAQGRIRGVQKRGYITYGGIPYTTVSGMPGRFKSGGLAPVWPDIRGSQVGDCTTTSPVEDCLQLDVNVPPGSLLPVMVWVTGGSGHYDPTMLVEQQILVVIVRHRLGPTGFLCSREDKIAGNAGLKDVVLALRWVRDNIVAFDGNPNMVVVAGQSFGAAMVQSLILSNMARGLFHGAIIQSGSVLAPWAFNFDAEQRAKFLKMKFNESRDSFTLVRAGTADLARKADELDFPYLPFGICVENPMKNEEIFLSDSPFDLLSNGKIISVPIIMGYTNNEAYIFSSMLKEVRVLKKMAKEINFLIPIELQTSKRDVLQLAKKVKEMYFPGNITMKSVLKYHRDAYFLSHIYKSIRFLTASSSRVYFYQFSHSGSVGVEEEPDVIKDGAAHSDELAYLFPDKGRKLDGDDGDAQRNVVKLWTNFVKYLNPTPQGELGLGLVWEPYSPYDNRVLTISTELEMIDFPYNKEMQMWDHVYEQFHHERRRKLVV; from the exons ATGATGCTGTTACTTGTGTTGCTCGTTGTTTTCATGACGATCGATGAGTCCGAACAAAACGTAGTGAGCATAGCGCAGGGTCGAATACGGGGCGTTCAGAAACGAGGGTACATCACATACGGCGGGATTCCGTATACCACGGTCAGCGGCATGCCAGGGAGATTCAAG aGTGGCGGGCTAGCGCCGGTGTGGCCAGACATAAGGGGATCTCAGGTGGGTGATTGTACAACCACATCACCAGTTGAAGACTGTTTACAACTAGATGTCAACGTACCCCCCGGATCACTTTTACCTGTCATGGTGTGGGTGACTGGTGGTAGTGGACACTACGATCCCACCATGCTTGTCGAACAACAAATTTTAGTAGTGATAGTGCGACACAG atTAGGTCCAACGGGTTTTTTATGTTCGAGGGAAGATAAAATAGCTGGCAATGCTGGTCTCAAGGACGTAGTGTTGGCCTTGCGATGGGTGAGAGATAATATCGTGGCTTTTGATGGAAATCCGAACATGGTGGTGGTCGCTGGGCAGAGCTTTGGGGCAGCTATGGTGCAATCCTTGATATTGTCAAATATGGCCAGGGGGTTGTTCCATGGAGCCATAATACAGAGCGGAAGCGTTTTAGCTCCTTGGGCTTTTAACTTTGATGCCGAACAACGGGCGAAGTTCTTAAAGATGAAATTCAACGAAAGTCGAGATTCTTTTACATTGGTCAGAGCTGGTACAGCGGACCTTGCTAGGAAAGCAGACGAGCTAGACTTTCCATATTTACCCTTCGGTATATGTGTAGAAAACCCCATGAAAAACGaggaaatttttttatctgattCTCCTTTCGACTTACTTTCTAATGGCAAAATTATATCAGTCCCAATTATAATGGGATACACCAACAACGAAGCGTATATATTCTCTTCGATGTTGAAAGAAGTCAGGGTATTGAAGAAGATGGCAAAGGagataaactttttaataccaATAGAACTGCAAACAAGTAAACGGGACGTCCTGCAACTAGCCAAAAAAGTAAAGGAAATGTACTTTCCTGGAAATATAACTATGAAATCAGTTCTAAAATACCATAG ggATGCGTATTTCTTGAGTCACATCTATAAAAGCATTCGTTTTCTCACGGCGTCGTCGAGTCGTGTGTACTTCTACCAGTTCTCCCATAGCGGCTCTGTAGGTGTGGAAGAAGAGCCCGACGTTATCAAGGATGGAGCAGCGCACTCTGATGAACTGGCGTATTTGTTCCCAGACAAGGGACGCAAATTAGATGGTGACGATGGAGACGCTCAGAGGAATGTTGTTAAACTTTGgacaaattttgttaaatatct AAACCCCACTCCCCAAGGTGAACTAGGCCTGGGATTGGTCTGGGAGCCGTACAGTCCTTACGACAACCGAGTGTTAACCATTAGCACCGAGTTGGAGATGATCGACTTCCCGTACAATAAGGAGATGCAGATGTGGGACCACGTTTATGAGCAGTTCCATCACGAGCGACGACGGAAATTGgtcgtttaa
- the LOC116773261 gene encoding cholinesterase 2-like isoform X1, producing MAEYRAVTTVLVMYHLLECEVTGRAPLGPLSRHRVVVTTQGSVRGYFAPRPPHYSYLGLPYARPPTHYDRFKAPEPPPRWSGIFEAIHRVKCPQPDGSGDENCLVVNVFTPEDAETAPVIVHIHDGGFQSGWGTFTAPTRFLEQGFVFISLNYRIGALGFLSLGIEDVPGNAGIKDQVAALYWIHRNVEKFGGDSSDITVYGTGSGAVSIEIILMSGLTENLFQKVILESGSILSPSSLTRDPVLLAFDFAKSTGYKGDSNPQPLREYYYDVPVKILTNTSRIFRPCIERTVAEYHNLLERDPRDVLREGKYQHVPLMIVYTQAEEVDIILHDPETFQSIIDNMEDLLPANLIFDSSEVKDKIIKLIKKFYFDDIDTASGITHSLADYINDVFLEYPVAKSVTYYANRNTYPVYLMKFADLHTRLKDHRYVGTNKYNDILRYITSDRLEDSEDLQAQKLVMLWTNFINVGDPTPLTSPLLPVIWQPVQVHEIHGQIAVQKIPCLQFDETFTNILLSGKHLKFWDSIYDKFYRTTTEKCN from the exons ATGGCCGAGTACCGGGCTGTCACGACGGTACTGGTGATGTACCACCTGTTGGAGTGCGAGGTGACCGGACGCGCGCCCCTCGGCCCACTGTCGCGGCACCGCGTCGTGGTGACGACACAAGGCTCCGTGCGGGGGTACTTCGCCCCCCGCCCGCCACACTACTCATACCTCGGCCTGCCCTACGCCCGCCCGCCCACGCATTACGACAGGTTTAAG GCTCCTGAGCCGCCTCCACGGTGGAGCGGTATCTTTGAGGCCATCCACCGTGTCAAGTGCCCCCAACCAGACGGCTCCGGCGATGAGAACTGTCTGGTGGTGAACGTGTTCACACCGGAAGACGCGGAGACAGCTCCCGTCATAGTTCACATACACGATGGAGGCTTCCAGAGCGG GTGGGGGACGTTTACCGCTCCAACGAGGTTTTTGGAACAgggatttgtttttatttctctaaatTATCGTATAGGAGCGCTCGGGTTCCTAAGTCTTGGAATAGAAGACGTTCCTGGAAACGCGGGAATCAAAGACCAGGTGGCGGCACTCTACTGGATTCATAGAAATGTGGAAAAATTCGGAGGCGACTCTTCCGATATCACGGTGTACGGAACCGGTTCAGGAGCCGTCTCCATTGAAATTATTCTCATGTCTGGTTTAACCGAAAATCTCTTCCAAAAAGTTATACTAGAATCGGGATCCATTTTATCGCCATCTTCACTAACTCGTGACCCTGTCTTACTCGCTTTTGATTTTGCCAAATCTACAGGATACAAAGGCGATTCAAATCCGCAGCCTTTACGAGAATATTACTATGACGTTCCGGTTAAGATTCTAACTAATACTTCTAGAATATTCCGACCATGTATAGAAAGAACTGTGGCGGAATACCATAACCTGCTGGAGAGAGATCCGAGAGATGTATTGAGAGAAGGTAAATATCAACATGTTCCCTTGATGATAGTTTACACACAAGCGGAAGAAGTTGACATTATATTACATGATCCTGAAACATTTCAATCAATCATAGACAATATGGAAGACTTACTTCCCgccaatttaatatttgatagcAGTGAAGttaaagacaaaataattaagttgataaagaagttttattttgatgacaTAGACACGGCCAGCGGCATCACCCACAGCCTCGctgattatattaatgatgtGTTTCTGGAATACCCCGTCGCTAAGTCCGTTACTTATTATGCAAACAGAAACACCTACCCAGTATATCTGATGAAGTTTGCCGATCTTCACACGAGACTCAAAGACCACAGATATGTTGGTACCAATAAATACAATGACATCTTGAGGTATATTACTTCCGACAGATTAGAGGACTCTGAAGACCTTCAAGCACAGAAGTTGGTGATGTTGTggactaattttataaatgttgg GGATCCCACTCCATTAACTTCACCACTGCTGCCAGTCATTTGGCAGCCGGTTCAAGTCCATGAGATCCATGGACAAATTGCTGTACAGAAAATTCCATGTCTTCAGTTTGATGAAACCttcactaatattttattatcgggaaaacatttaaagttcTGGGACAGTATTTATGATAAGTTCTACAGAACAACTActgaaaaatgtaattaa
- the LOC116773261 gene encoding esterase-6-like isoform X2, whose product MAEYRAVTTVLVMYHLLECEVTGRAPLGPLSRHRVVVTTQGSVRGYFAPRPPHYSYLGLPYARPPTHYDRFKAPEPPPRWSGIFEAIHRVKCPQPDGSGDENCLVVNVFTPEDAETAPVIVHIHDGGFQSGWGTFTAPTRFLEQGFVFISLNYRIGALGFLSLGIEDVPGNAGIKDQVAALYWIHRNVEKFGGDSSDITVYGTGSGAVSIEIILMSGLTENLFQKVILESGSILSPSSLTRDPVLLAFDFAKSTGYKGDSNPQPLREYYYDVPVKILTNTSRIFRPCIERTVAEYHNLLERDPRDVLREDTASGITHSLADYINDVFLEYPVAKSVTYYANRNTYPVYLMKFADLHTRLKDHRYVGTNKYNDILRYITSDRLEDSEDLQAQKLVMLWTNFINVGDPTPLTSPLLPVIWQPVQVHEIHGQIAVQKIPCLQFDETFTNILLSGKHLKFWDSIYDKFYRTTTEKCN is encoded by the exons ATGGCCGAGTACCGGGCTGTCACGACGGTACTGGTGATGTACCACCTGTTGGAGTGCGAGGTGACCGGACGCGCGCCCCTCGGCCCACTGTCGCGGCACCGCGTCGTGGTGACGACACAAGGCTCCGTGCGGGGGTACTTCGCCCCCCGCCCGCCACACTACTCATACCTCGGCCTGCCCTACGCCCGCCCGCCCACGCATTACGACAGGTTTAAG GCTCCTGAGCCGCCTCCACGGTGGAGCGGTATCTTTGAGGCCATCCACCGTGTCAAGTGCCCCCAACCAGACGGCTCCGGCGATGAGAACTGTCTGGTGGTGAACGTGTTCACACCGGAAGACGCGGAGACAGCTCCCGTCATAGTTCACATACACGATGGAGGCTTCCAGAGCGG GTGGGGGACGTTTACCGCTCCAACGAGGTTTTTGGAACAgggatttgtttttatttctctaaatTATCGTATAGGAGCGCTCGGGTTCCTAAGTCTTGGAATAGAAGACGTTCCTGGAAACGCGGGAATCAAAGACCAGGTGGCGGCACTCTACTGGATTCATAGAAATGTGGAAAAATTCGGAGGCGACTCTTCCGATATCACGGTGTACGGAACCGGTTCAGGAGCCGTCTCCATTGAAATTATTCTCATGTCTGGTTTAACCGAAAATCTCTTCCAAAAAGTTATACTAGAATCGGGATCCATTTTATCGCCATCTTCACTAACTCGTGACCCTGTCTTACTCGCTTTTGATTTTGCCAAATCTACAGGATACAAAGGCGATTCAAATCCGCAGCCTTTACGAGAATATTACTATGACGTTCCGGTTAAGATTCTAACTAATACTTCTAGAATATTCCGACCATGTATAGAAAGAACTGTGGCGGAATACCATAACCTGCTGGAGAGAGATCCGAGAGATGTATTGAGAGAAG ACACGGCCAGCGGCATCACCCACAGCCTCGctgattatattaatgatgtGTTTCTGGAATACCCCGTCGCTAAGTCCGTTACTTATTATGCAAACAGAAACACCTACCCAGTATATCTGATGAAGTTTGCCGATCTTCACACGAGACTCAAAGACCACAGATATGTTGGTACCAATAAATACAATGACATCTTGAGGTATATTACTTCCGACAGATTAGAGGACTCTGAAGACCTTCAAGCACAGAAGTTGGTGATGTTGTggactaattttataaatgttgg GGATCCCACTCCATTAACTTCACCACTGCTGCCAGTCATTTGGCAGCCGGTTCAAGTCCATGAGATCCATGGACAAATTGCTGTACAGAAAATTCCATGTCTTCAGTTTGATGAAACCttcactaatattttattatcgggaaaacatttaaagttcTGGGACAGTATTTATGATAAGTTCTACAGAACAACTActgaaaaatgtaattaa
- the LOC116773021 gene encoding high affinity copper uptake protein 1-like codes for MDAHHHDHDHDHDHDHDHGGSCSSSHKMVFHAGVCQEILFSGWKTTTALELFGSAVAIFLAGVLYEGLKYYREALYARATSATGDSQVNITKNECGPSGNCAGTAVVKYSMLSCGHFVQTLLHILQTTASYVLMLVFMTYNVWLCLALVLGLAVGYFFFGWRKSTVVDVTEHCQ; via the exons ATGGACGCCCACCATCACGATCACGACCACGATCATGACCACGACCACGACCACGGCGGCTCCTGCTCCTCCAGCCACAAGATGGTG TTTCACGCGGGGGTGTGTCAGGAGATCCTGTTCAGCGGTTGGAAGACCACGACCGCCCTGGAGCTGTTCGGCTCAGCGGTGGCTATCTTCCTGGCTGGCGTCCTGTACGAGGGTCTGAAGTACTACCGCGAGGCCCTGTACGCCAGGGCTACCAGCGCCACGGGCGACTCGCAGGTCAACATCACTAAGAATGAATGTGGACCCTCCGGGAACTGTGCGGGGACGGCAGTTGTCAA ATATTCGATGTTGTCGTGCGGCCACTTCGTCCAGACCCTGCTGCACATCCTGCAGACGACCGCTTCCTACGTGCTGATGCTGGTGTTCATGACGTACAACGTGTGGTTGTGCCTGGCCCTGGTGCTGGGCCTGGCGGTCGGCTACTTCTTCTTCGGCTGGAGGAAGAGTACCGTCGTCGACGTCACCGAACACTGTCAATGA